One Micromonas commoda chromosome 5, complete sequence genomic window, gccttctcctcggcggatcCGCGGGCCTTAACCtccacgccgctcgcgtcctctccggcgaggttgacgacggCTCCGTCATCGTAACCGTCTTCCCCGACAACGGCGTCAAGTACCTCTCCAAGATTTACAACGACAGCTGGCTCGAGTCCAAGGGTctggagggcgccgccgaagggaacggcgcggtgtcccccgacgtcgacgagaagGAGCACGACTCGAGGATACACTGGAAGCCCGAGATTGTCACCAGGCAGgagcaagccgccgccgccgccgccgccgccgccgccgccgtcgaaggcCACCACCTCCTCACCGAGGAACAGACGGAAGCCGAGCTGAAGTTCCTGGAAGACATCGCCCCTAAGCTCGTGCGGTACCACCGCGAatccatcggcggcgccgagcgcgtgcacTCGCGACTTCAGAGCCCGGATGATCTCGCCGagacgttcgccgccgcgggggtgcccCTGGACCTGGCGGATGGCGCCCCGGTGGACGAactcgccctcgacgccgcggttcAGGCCGTCATGGACAACAGCGTCCGATCCTCGCACCCGCTCTTCCTCAACCAGCTCTACTCTGGCGTcgaccccgtcgccctcgccggagaTTGGCTCGCGTCTGCGCTCAACGCCAACGTGCACACCTTCGAGGTTGCGCCGGTGCTCACCGAGATTGAAAAGGCGGTGCTCGCAAAGACGGCGAGGATGTGGCTCCAACCCACGCTCGGCTCCGCGGCCCAAACCCCGTCGCACGACGGGCtcatcgtccccggcggaTCGCTCGCGAACATGTACTcgctgctcctcgcgcgggatcgcgtcgacccggacgcgcgcAACCGGGGAACGACCATGGAGCTCGTCGCCTTTTGCAGCGAACAGTCGCACTACTCGTTCCGAAAGTCCGCGATGGTCATGGGCATCGGTATGGACAACATGGTCAAGGTGAAgtgcgacgccgacggcgccatgatcgccgaggagctcgagaaggaggtgctcgccgcgaaggcacgcggcgccgtgccctTCTACGTGGGCACAACCGCGGGTAGCACCGTGCTCGGCGCCTTTGACGACTATCACGGCTGCGCGGATGTGTGCAAGCGGCACGGACTGTGGAtgcacgtcgacggcgcgtggggcggcgccgccgccctgagcCCCGCGCGAAGGTCGGTCCTGGACGGCTTCGAGAAGGCGGACTCGTTCTGCTGGAACCCGCACAAGATGCTGGGTCTGCCCCTGCAGTGCAGCATCTTCGTCACGAAGCAGCCCGGGTCCCTGGCCAAGGCCaacgcggccaaggctgactACCTGTTCCAGCCCGATAAGAacaacgcgggcgcggatcTCGGCGACCGCACCATCCAGTGCGGCCGCAAGGCTGACGCGCTCAAGATCTGGCTCAGCTGgaagcaccgcggcgatAAGGGCTGGTCCGACATGGTGGACAGGTCCTTcggactcgccgaggaggttgaGCGAATGATTCTCGAGCGGGAAAATCGCGACGGGTCCTTTGTCCTCGCCGCTCACGCTCAGTGCGCCAACGTCGGTTTCTGGTACGTTCCCCCCAGGCTTCGACCCTTCAAgcacgcgggggcgtcggcgaaccAGCTCACGGAGATTGGCTTCGTCGCGCCCAAGCTGAAGGATCGCATGCAgcgggagggcgacgccatGATTGGCTTTCAGCCAATCGATTCCATGAACTTGCCCAACTTTTTCCGCCTCGTGCTGCCCAACAGCCGCCACCTCTCTAAGCAGATGCTGAGCGACATGCTGGACCGCATGGACGAGATGGGCAAGAACCTTTGAGAGATCCGAGTAAAGGGGGACCGAGTATGGGGGTAAATCTGGGacgcacgtcgcgtccgcccctCTGCCACCCTTGGGATCTCTGCAGGTGCGACAATTTTTACGCCCGCCTCTCAAACGATGTGCGCCATCCTAAACGAGGATCGTACGGAGGCCAAACAAGTATTACACTGATAATAGGAGGCGcaaggacgcgacggaggggtCGTCCCTGCGCGGGAATACTATGCTGACACGGTTGTACTCGTATTTTGCCTTGCGTGTTATTACGCGCTCTATATTAGCTAAAGCCCTGTATTGAATTGAATTCTACCTTCTTGATAACTTTTGAACATGAGGTAAACTCGACAGCTCGACGTCACcccgcgatgagctcctcTTCGTCCACCAACTCGAAgaacccctcgcgcccgcctcccgccgcggcgcgatcctCCAGCTCGCGACCCTTCGTCTCCAGCGTCATGCACCCCGtcacccccgcccccgccagcatcgcgccgccgcacagcGCCAGCGGCATCATCAGCCCGCCTTCtaccgcggcgcccgcgacgccagTCCCAATGGCCGAACCCAATCGGCCGCatgcgccgagcgcgcccatcgccgtcgacctCACCTCCGTCGGGAACGCCTCGGAGGTGAAGAGGTCCAGGGCGTTCCATCCCCCGACGGACAGCGCGTTGAATGCGCACGCGCTCACGACGTACAgacgcccggcggcggcgcgagagacgcctccgccgccggacgctcCCCCGCCGGTGGCCCACCacacggcgagggcgaaaaCCGCCAAAAacgccgccgatgatgcCATGCACCACGTCAGCGTCGCCCGTCTCCCGACGGAAtcgacgaggaacgcgctcgcgatgttACCCGGGAGGTTGGcccacgccaccgcggcgttctCCGC contains:
- a CDS encoding cysteine synthetase/pyridoxal dependent decarboxylase (Has two domains. At N term has cysteine synthase A, At C term has Pyridoxal-dependent decarboxylase conserved domain) — its product is MQTIPASTRVLSNQPRSIRMFGSGSQVASGPAGVALRRAAVIVDSRSRRGIRGRVVTRAAQRPEPPRAFSTDLSDNQNLESLMEREAQPAVQTEADLKQKQAEARANQPDNNYPVTTGQLIGSTPLLDLSQYSLNEKVKIFAKCEYLNPSGSIKDRIAQHIIGQAEASGELKPGMTVVAATSGNTGAAIAMACALRGYDYIVITNEKTSKEKVDAMRAYGGEVIVSPSGVAPDHPDHYQNIENRLCAENPGTYYGVDQYNNPYNAEAYEATLGPEIWRQTSGDVTHFVAGGSTGGTVSGTGRYLKSENADVRVVMADPKGSVFWDHVVKGVSADDVCVSKSWEMEGVGKDSIPGCFDINVIDGMVRGNDEDAFAMCREVAANDGLLLGGSAGLNLHAARVLSGEVDDGSVIVTVFPDNGVKYLSKIYNDSWLESKGLEGAAEGNGAVSPDVDEKEHDSRIHWKPEIVTRQEQAAAAAAAAAAAVEGHHLLTEEQTEAELKFLEDIAPKLVRYHRESIGGAERVHSRLQSPDDLAETFAAAGVPLDLADGAPVDELALDAAVQAVMDNSVRSSHPLFLNQLYSGVDPVALAGDWLASALNANVHTFEVAPVLTEIEKAVLAKTARMWLQPTLGSAAQTPSHDGLIVPGGSLANMYSLLLARDRVDPDARNRGTTMELVAFCSEQSHYSFRKSAMVMGIGMDNMVKVKCDADGAMIAEELEKEVLAAKARGAVPFYVGTTAGSTVLGAFDDYHGCADVCKRHGLWMHVDGAWGGAAALSPARRSVLDGFEKADSFCWNPHKMLGLPLQCSIFVTKQPGSLAKANAAKADYLFQPDKNNAGADLGDRTIQCGRKADALKIWLSWKHRGDKGWSDMVDRSFGLAEEVERMILERENRDGSFVLAAHAQCANVGFWYVPPRLRPFKHAGASANQLTEIGFVAPKLKDRMQREGDAMIGFQPIDSMNLPNFFRLVLPNSRHLSKQMLSDMLDRMDEMGKNL